The Knoellia sp. S7-12 region AGCAGCAACGTCTGCGCTTCGCCCTGGCCCTGCTGCCCGATCCGGAGTTGCTCATCCTGGACGAGCCGACCGCGGGCATGGATGTCTCGGCTCGGCGCACCTTCTGGGCCGTCATGCACGCCGAGGCCGCTGCCGGCCGCACCATCCTCTTTGCGACGCACTACCTCGAAGAGGCCGACGCCTTTGCTGACCGGATCGTCCTCGTCGCTCGGGGGTGCGTCGTCGCGGACGGGCCGACGAGCGACATTCGCGCTCGGGCAACCGGTCGCGCCGTGACGGCCCGTGTGGACACCGACGCCGTTGCGCAGACGGTCGACGCCCTGCGCGAGCTCGACGTGGTGCGGGACGTCAGGGTCGAGGGTGACCGACTCACGATCACCTCGACCGACTCCGACGTCGTGGCACGCGCACTCCTCACGCGGCTGGGTGCCCGCGAGCTCGAGATCACCACCGGCTCACTCGAATCCGCCTTCATCGCCCTCACCGAGGACCCGGAAGCACACAACACGACCGAACGGGAGACCGCCGCATGAGCACCGTGACCACGAACGCGACGACCAGCCAGCCGAC contains the following coding sequences:
- a CDS encoding ABC transporter ATP-binding protein codes for the protein MKQTRIPAIELTALTKSFPSRSGAVRAVRGIDLTITQGEVVAILGPNGAGKTTTLDVVLGLTEPTSGDARVFGSHPRDAVRDGRVSAVLQTGGLLRDLTVRETVRMIASTYAVHAPVDDVIARADLAAVEDRKVSKCSGGEQQRLRFALALLPDPELLILDEPTAGMDVSARRTFWAVMHAEAAAGRTILFATHYLEEADAFADRIVLVARGCVVADGPTSDIRARATGRAVTARVDTDAVAQTVDALRELDVVRDVRVEGDRLTITSTDSDVVARALLTRLGARELEITTGSLESAFIALTEDPEAHNTTERETAA